Part of the Spinacia oleracea cultivar Varoflay chromosome 5, BTI_SOV_V1, whole genome shotgun sequence genome, ataataataataataataataataataataataatgaatttGATATTGAAGATGGTGAcagtaacaataataataatcataagcTGATTTTGAAAGCTTCATTGTGTTGTGAAGATAGGCCTGATCTCTTTGCTGATCTTAATGGGGTGTTGAGTTCTTTGAATTTGCTtatctatatatatatgaataattaaataatagtcAGGAATATAAATCAGATTAAAACGTACATAATATGAATCAATTATTTTTCTGTCAAGATTAGGTTTCTACTTTCAGGTACTCATATGTCTCTTTGATCAGTTCACTACGAGTACAAATTGACGACATTTACCTTGATCATGTTTGTTTCTTTGCTTAATTTTATCCTCATGACTGTTATTTTATCTCTCTCTTTGCCAGACTAGACTTtgcttatttttatttagttttaacAGTagtttcatattctttgttgTTCATGTTATTTTATGATCAAGTTTGCAGTAGTTTCATATTCTTTGAATGACTAGTATAGTATATGTTCTTGTGATTAGATAGCATGGATAATGATAGGAGTTGGATGCATATACAAGGGTTGAGAAATCGGCTACAACCAACTTATCGAAATGGTGTTCAAAATTTTCTCGATTTTGCTTTCAAAGACACAATCCCTAATACCGGGGCTAAGAAAAGGTGTCCTTGTTTGAAGTGTCGAAATTACATCGACCATAATCGAGAGACAATGCGGGCTCATCTTTTGCGAGTAGGAATGGAGCCTGACTATAATCCGTGGATATTCCATGGAGAAGAACAACTTGACATGGGAAACATGGAAATGTCCGAGGAGGAAggtgatttgtttgatgatgaaGATCCTCTCGTATCCGAGGAGATGGCTGCTTTGGTGCATGATGCCACAAATGTAGTGCCCGAGAATTTGAATGATAGAGATGAAGAGGATAAAGACCATCCTGAAATTCCTGATAAGTTTTATAGGTTAATGAAAGATGCAGAAGAAGAATTATTCTCGGGTTGTAAAACCTTTTCAAGGTTGGAGTTCATCGTAACTCTCTTACATCTCAAGGTTAGTGGACATTGGCATGATAAGTCCTTTACTTTGCTGCTTAGTGCGTTACATAAGGCCTTCAATTATGATCCTAAATTTCCAAAGAGCTCCCGTGAAGCCCAGAAGTGCACAAAAGATCTTGGGTTGAATTATGTGAAGATCCATGCTTGTGTAAATCATTGCATTCTTTATAGAAAGGAGTATGAAAATGTCGATTCATGCCCTACTTGTGAGGAGTCCAGATGGAAAGAAGGTAGTGGTGAATTTGATGATAGTGTCACATTTTCGGAATCTCAAGGGACCTCACAACGGATTCCTAGAATACCTCGTCTAGTTCTTCGTTATTTTCCTTTAGTTCCTAGGCTTCAAAGGCTTTTTATGTCTTCAAAAATTGCTAAGCACATGAGATGGCATAAGGATAGGAAGCGAGTTGATAAGGACGTATTAAGGCATCCATCTGATTCAAAGGCATGGGAGAAGCTCGATGATTCATTTCCTGATTTTGCAGCAGATCCACGTAATGTGAGATTAGGTCTTTCAACTGATGGTTTCAATCCTGGTGCACATTTAGGCACTAAGTACAGTATATGGCCAGTCTTTTTAGTGCCATATAATCTCCCACCATGGATGTGTATGACAAGTCCTTACATCATGCTATCACTCTTAATTCCTGGTCCAAAGTCCCCCGGAAATGATATAGATGTGTTCTTGGAGCCGTTGATCGATGAATTTCAAGAGTTATGGGAAGTTGGGGTGAAAACTTATGATTCACATAGTCGCCAAAATTTTAATATGAAGGCAGCGCTATTGTGGACAATGAGTGATTTTCCTGCTTACGGGAATCTGTCTTGTTGGAGTACTTGTGGTAAACTTGCTTGCCCAACATGTCATAAGCATACTTGGCACAAGCGGTTAAAGCATGGATCGAAAGAATGCTTTAAAGGTACTCGTATGTTCTTGGAACCCGATCATAGGTGGAGAAATGACAAGAAATCTTTTGATGGGGAAAAGGAGAGACGACCACCTCCTATTCCTTTGTCAGGGGATGAGATATTAGAGGCATTTGATGGTGTCCCCAATGTGATTTTTGGGAAGAAGCGAAAGAGAACCGATCGATACTTGTTTGACCAATGGAAGAAGTTGAGCATCTTCTTTAGACTTCCTTATTGGAGTAAGCTTTTGATAAGACACAACTTAGATGTCATGCATATTGAAAAGAACATTTGTGACAGTATATTAGGAACAATACTTGATATTCCTAACAAGAAAAAAGACACCTTGAAAGCTCGAAAGGATTTGAAGGAGATGAATGTGCATCATAATTTAATTCCTATTAAGATAGGTGATAAATATGCCATCCCTAGAGCACCATATCAGTTGACATCTATAGAGAGGCGTAAAGTATTGGAGTTCTTGTCCAAGGTTAAAGTGCCAGATGGTTACTCTTCTAACATAGCTCGATGTGCAAGTATGGAAGACGGAAAAATCTCAAACATGAAAAGTCATGATTGTCATGTGTTCTTGCAAGATTTGCTTAAACCGGCATTTCAAGGTATCTTACCTAAGGAGGTGCTAGAACCTTTGGTTGAGCTTAGCTTATTTTTTAAGCAATTATGTTCTAAAACTCTAAAAATTGATGTGTTGGAGAAGATGGAAAAGAGTATTGCAATTACTCTTAGCAAGCTTGAAAAGGTATAAGACCAAAGAGGGCGCTTATTATTATTTGCCCTGAAAAGCTAATACGACGGTTGTAACAGGGCGATGTTGAGGGCGATTATAGGGTCGCCTTTGTAGCTTAACAGGGCGATATTTTGATCAAAGAGGGCGACTTATTTCGCCCTCTTTGGTCTTATATGTTGTAGTGGGTACAAAATAGTAATGTTCCGCAAATAGGAAGATATTGTCACAAAATAGTTACATCCCAATTTTAAGTATTGAATTATGAATGTATGATTTCGATCTATTTTTTATAGACCAAGATTATATTTCCTAAGTAACCAaaacaagaagaaaaaaaatagttttattTTTAGAATTACAAAGTTTATAGATTATCGAACAAATCACCCTTGTCAATTAGTTGTTTAGAGAGTTTAAAATCAGATTCGGCGCTAAAAAGTCCTGAAAACACAGGAGGAGGTATAGTAATTCCAGATCCAGAAATGATTTTACTGCAAATTATCAAATCTTTTGTAACAACTTCATTAATAGTTTTGCTAGCACCCTTAAAATCGCCACTAGAAATTGTTTCTTTTATCCACCCACCTCTATGACTTAAAACTTTCGTAATGTACGAGTTCATTTTTTCCATGGCTTGTCTCGTTTTCGAGTCAGTGGTTCTATCGTGGAGAATTTTTTGCACGTCTTTTTTGAGTTGATTAACATCGTTAATCGCGCAATCAACCATTGATTTGATGACTTCTACGCCTTTTGTAAATTCTTTGTGGGTGTTGTTTATGCAGCTAGTGCATGCGACGGGAgcattaattataaaaataacaTGTAAATACTTTGTCTTATATAACATCTTTAAACATAACATGTACCGTATGTGTTAGTAGAAATATAATTATAAAAATCCAACACGTAAATACTTTGTCTTATATCTTAACCAACAACTATGGTCAACGTTTTAAGGGGTAGTTTGGTTCGCACGGGGTAAATGGAATGGAATCAAGAATGGGATAGAATTAAGGGAATGGAAATCATTCCCTTTGATTTAAAAAGTTGTTTGGGATGCTTatattcattttttccattcattttctctctcaccACTCTTTCTGCCGCCGACCGCCGCCAACCACCCGCTTCCACCTCTGTCTCCGCCCCCTCCACCCTCTCCCCTCTGTCAGAGCCCCCTCCTTCCCCCTCTCCCCTCTGTCGATGCCCCTCCTTCTTCCTCTGCCGACGTCGCCGCCACTCCCCCTCCCCTCTATCAACGTCGCCGCCACTCCCCCTCCCCTCTATCGACGTCGCTACTTCTCCCTCTCTCCTCTGTAGACGCCCCTCTCCCTCCCTCCCTCTGTCGGTGCGGATGTGTCAGCGTAGATGTGTCGGCGGAGCTGGTTGTTGACGGCGGTCGGCGGGGCTGGTTGTTGATGGCGGTCGGTAACCTAGAAGGTGGCCGGAATTTGGTGGTCGCGTGGTCGGAGGTTAGATCTAgggttagaggagagagagagagagagagagagagagagagagaggaggtgGGGGAAGTGAAGATGGGAAAGGGAATGGAAAAGTCTTGGGAGGGTGGGGAATGAGGGTAGAGGGTTTTGGGGTAAACTCAAAAAGGAAaaagggtaaagggaatgatgaAAGAGGTCTAACAAACAATAACAAAGGGAATGATTGTAGCCCATTCTCTTTCCCTTTAAATAttacccccaaccaaacgcccccttacaAAATACATTGTTTTAGTATCATCTATTAATAGTTTTAGTatcatttattaatttttttttttaatttgaataGTTTATttcatatgttttttttttttttttttttttttttttttgcaaatgaGCCACATGCATgtgaaatacttcctccgttcttttttaaatgacacaatcaTTTAGGcatgtttgccaatgcacgatttcaaacattaatatctctaattgtgtatcggaaaaaattataaaaagttaataagaccccacacgactatattttttcttatgtataaaccacaaaaggaagtcTAATGTGTTCgtgtgaatagtgtctaaaaccccattgtgtcatgtaaataagaacagagaAAGTATAAATTATAATTCGGGGCATGGCATTAGAACCAGAGTCCTATTATACACAGATCATTTGTGTTAAACATTAAGCCAAGACCTCATTTATATATTTAGACAATAATGTTAAAGATTTAGATTTAACATATCGTATACAAATCCTTAATCTTTACCACTAGCAAGATCGATCCCATTGGtttttcatctatttttcaTATTCCGGCCTAGTTAATTAACATATTAATTAGTTAGCCCCTTGTACGTAAAATGGTAAAGTACGTACTCAATATGAGTATATAAAATTTTCCGTGGGCGTACGTGTAAATGTGTAACTACGTATatgtaacaattttttttgttttgaataatAGCAATACAAACTACAAATGGAAAATTAAACTTGAATTTGTTTCCTACAAAATTTGTTAAATACGGGTTTGGGCTGCATCCGTCATTAATAGAGAGAGTACACTTAACAAAATCGTAGGAGGTCCCACCTTAAAATcatatggcaataaggggagtagccccttggccttattaagtgtttaacactcttttctcttttatcaatgtgggactctcacacgtgatgtttcatgggtcagatCTAACACTTTCCCTCACGTGTGAGCTTTTCAATATGGGTCACATGTGATGTTTCATGGGCCAGAGTGTCTTTATCACTCTCCCTCACATGGATCCCGTTCAGTTGGCCCAGAATACAGTACAGTAATGTCTCAACTGTGggtctggctctgataccatgttaaataAGGGTTTGGGCCGCATCCGTCATCAAGAGAGAGAGCTCACTTAacaagtccaaaggaggttccacttaaaaccatatggcaacaaggggagtagccccttggctttattaagtgtttaa contains:
- the LOC110781022 gene encoding uncharacterized protein, with amino-acid sequence MDNDRSWMHIQGLRNRLQPTYRNGVQNFLDFAFKDTIPNTGAKKRCPCLKCRNYIDHNRETMRAHLLRVGMEPDYNPWIFHGEEQLDMGNMEMSEEEGDLFDDEDPLVSEEMAALVHDATNVVPENLNDRDEEDKDHPEIPDKFYRLMKDAEEELFSGCKTFSRLEFIVTLLHLKVSGHWHDKSFTLLLSALHKAFNYDPKFPKSSREAQKCTKDLGLNYVKIHACVNHCILYRKEYENVDSCPTCEESRWKEGSGEFDDSVTFSESQGTSQRIPRIPRLVLRYFPLVPRLQRLFMSSKIAKHMRWHKDRKRVDKDVLRHPSDSKAWEKLDDSFPDFAADPRNVRLGLSTDGFNPGAHLGTKYSIWPVFLVPYNLPPWMCMTSPYIMLSLLIPGPKSPGNDIDVFLEPLIDEFQELWEVGVKTYDSHSRQNFNMKAALLWTMSDFPAYGNLSCWSTCGKLACPTCHKHTWHKRLKHGSKECFKGTRMFLEPDHRWRNDKKSFDGEKERRPPPIPLSGDEILEAFDGVPNVIFGKKRKRTDRYLFDQWKKLSIFFRLPYWSKLLIRHNLDVMHIEKNICDSILGTILDIPNKKKDTLKARKDLKEMNVHHNLIPIKIGDKYAIPRAPYQLTSIERRKVLEFLSKVKVPDGYSSNIARCASMEDGKISNMKSHDCHVFLQDLLKPAFQGILPKEVLEPLVELSLFFKQLCSKTLKIDVLEKMEKSIAITLSKLEKV